The Tenacibaculum jejuense genome includes a window with the following:
- a CDS encoding homocysteine S-methyltransferase family protein: MSTIHSEIAKRILVLDGAMGTMIQEYKFTEEDFRGEQFKDHALPLKGNNDLLSITQPHAIAEIHRKYLAVGADIIETNTFSATSIAMEDYKLEHLAYQLNYQSAKLAKAAAEEYTAKTPDKPRFVAGALGPTNKTASLSPDVNKPEYRAITFDNLRKAYKEQVEGLVDGGVDMVLVETIFDTLNAKAALFAIDEVKEERNIELPIMVSGTITDASGRTLSGQTVEAFLISMSHIPLLSVGFNCALGAEQLQPYLKRLSNNTNFYTSAYPNAGLPNAFGEYDQTPEEMKALIEGYLKDGIINIIGGCCGTTPAHIKGIVEVAEKYKPRQIQLSVVSS, translated from the coding sequence ATGAGTACGATTCATTCAGAAATAGCAAAGAGAATTCTTGTGTTAGATGGTGCTATGGGAACCATGATTCAAGAATATAAATTTACAGAAGAAGATTTTAGAGGAGAACAATTTAAAGATCATGCTTTACCATTAAAAGGGAATAACGATTTATTGTCAATTACTCAACCTCACGCCATAGCTGAAATTCATAGAAAGTATTTAGCAGTAGGAGCAGATATTATTGAAACAAATACATTTTCTGCAACTTCTATAGCTATGGAAGATTATAAATTAGAACATTTAGCATATCAGTTAAATTATCAATCTGCAAAATTGGCAAAAGCCGCAGCAGAAGAATATACAGCAAAAACTCCAGATAAACCTCGTTTTGTCGCTGGTGCTTTAGGCCCAACTAATAAAACGGCAAGTTTATCTCCAGATGTAAACAAGCCAGAATATCGAGCAATTACTTTCGACAATTTAAGAAAGGCATACAAAGAACAGGTAGAAGGTTTAGTAGATGGTGGTGTAGATATGGTATTGGTAGAAACCATCTTTGATACTTTAAATGCTAAAGCAGCGCTTTTTGCAATAGATGAAGTAAAAGAAGAAAGAAACATTGAGTTACCTATTATGGTTTCTGGAACAATTACAGATGCAAGTGGAAGAACACTTTCTGGACAAACAGTAGAAGCATTTCTAATATCGATGTCACATATTCCATTGTTAAGTGTAGGATTTAATTGTGCTTTAGGAGCAGAACAATTACAACCTTATTTAAAAAGATTATCAAACAATACGAATTTTTACACATCTGCGTATCCAAATGCAGGTTTACCAAATGCTTTTGGAGAATACGATCAAACTCCAGAAGAAATGAAAGCATTGATTGAAGGATATTTAAAAGACGGAATTATAAATATAATCGGAGGTTGCTGTGGAACAACTCCAGCACATATTAAAGGAATAGTTGAGGTTGCAGAAAAATATAAACCAAGACAAATACAGTTGTCTGTTGTAAGTAGCTAG
- a CDS encoding homocysteine S-methyltransferase family protein has product MSHNIYSEIEKRILVLDGAMGTMIQEYKFTEEDYRGERFKDHHILLKGNNDLLSLTQSHAIKEIHRKYLDVGADILGTNTFSGTTIAMEDYDLEEITYEINYESAKLAREVADEYTAKTPDKPRFVAGAMGPTNRTASLSPDVNRPEYRAITYDQLRKAYKEQAEALLDGGADILLVETIFDTLNAKAALFAIDEVREERKTQIPIMISGTITDASGRTLSGQTVEAFLISMSHIPLLSIGFNCALGAEQLLPYLKRLSDKTNFYTSAYPNAGLPNAFGEYDQTPEEMRDLLEPYFKDGVVNIIGGCCGTTPAYIKRIAEVAAQYKPRQFKKEIYK; this is encoded by the coding sequence ATGTCACACAACATTTACTCAGAAATAGAAAAACGAATCCTTGTACTCGACGGTGCGATGGGAACTATGATTCAGGAATATAAATTCACTGAAGAAGATTATAGAGGCGAAAGATTCAAAGATCATCATATACTTTTAAAAGGTAATAACGACTTGTTATCGCTAACACAATCTCATGCGATAAAAGAAATTCATAGAAAATATTTAGATGTAGGAGCTGATATTTTAGGAACAAATACGTTTTCAGGAACTACAATAGCCATGGAAGATTACGATCTTGAAGAAATTACATATGAAATAAATTACGAGTCGGCTAAACTAGCTAGAGAAGTCGCTGATGAGTATACAGCTAAAACTCCAGATAAACCTCGTTTTGTAGCTGGAGCTATGGGTCCAACTAATCGTACTGCTAGTTTATCACCAGATGTGAATAGACCAGAATATAGAGCAATTACATACGATCAATTAAGAAAAGCATATAAAGAACAAGCTGAAGCTTTATTAGATGGTGGAGCAGATATTTTATTAGTTGAAACCATATTTGATACTTTAAATGCAAAAGCGGCATTATTTGCAATAGATGAAGTACGAGAAGAACGTAAAACACAAATTCCGATCATGATTTCTGGAACAATTACAGATGCAAGTGGTAGAACTTTATCGGGACAAACAGTAGAAGCGTTTTTAATTTCAATGTCTCATATTCCATTATTAAGTATTGGATTCAATTGTGCTTTAGGAGCAGAACAATTACTTCCTTATTTAAAGAGATTATCAGATAAAACTAACTTTTACACCTCTGCATATCCAAATGCAGGTTTACCAAATGCATTCGGAGAATACGATCAAACTCCAGAGGAAATGAGAGATTTATTAGAACCGTATTTTAAAGACGGAGTAGTAAATATTATAGGTGGTTGCTGTGGTACAACTCCGGCATACATAAAGCGAATAGCAGAAGTTGCAGCGCAATACAAACCAAGACAATTTAAAAAAGAGATTTACAAGTAA
- a CDS encoding four helix bundle protein — protein sequence MKKYTDLEVWIKSRALVSQVYTLSKDFPAEEVYGLTSQIRRSAISIPSNIAEGCGRQTDKETIHFLYIARGSLYELETQLFLSKDLSYINNIALEEVLAQIQVSMKLLNGFINYYKSKS from the coding sequence ATGAAAAAATATACAGATTTAGAAGTGTGGATAAAATCTAGAGCGTTAGTTAGTCAAGTATATACGTTAAGTAAAGACTTTCCTGCAGAAGAAGTATATGGGTTAACTAGTCAAATAAGAAGAAGTGCTATATCAATTCCGTCTAATATTGCTGAAGGTTGTGGTAGGCAAACTGATAAAGAGACGATACATTTTTTATATATAGCTAGAGGTTCTTTGTATGAACTAGAAACTCAATTATTCCTATCAAAAGATCTGTCATATATAAATAACATAGCATTAGAAGAAGTGCTAGCACAAATTCAAGTAAGTATGAAGTTGTTAAAT